In Vanrija pseudolonga chromosome 4, complete sequence, a single window of DNA contains:
- the Pm20d2_0 gene encoding Peptidase M20 domain-containing protein 2: MAATHTPEGLTPALLDQVEAAILALTPSLTLIQADIHSHPELAWQEHRTHDTTAGYMEKAGWDVTRHAYGLQTAWRAEKVVRDGKGRVVGFNSELDALPHGHACGHNLIAIAGMAAAIGTAQVMEANGVSGRVVLLGTPAEEAYGGKDFMLKRGAYDEMDVCLMTHPGITGNGSWLPSMCCNAAFTIEYKGASAHAGAMPSAGVNALDAAVSGYTNVALLRQQIPDTHRIYNVLKGSEGWTANIITSNAKVMCGIRAPTAREVYKMIDRALNCYKAAALATGCSYTITKDALYLDTQHSTELDSYLETVTQRWAGEGYSYRKFVTYGTTDFGNVTYKCPALHPMFQLPDLPEGDFCRESEPCGCAYSDTYANHTNSDSAVKAALRSATCLAAVALRAAVDDDWMATVKDKWEAQMAACEGHETVKELEALLAPYPLSDVCAHAVCEDGWKDVAAKARAAA; this comes from the exons AGGCCGACATCCACTCgcaccccgagctcgcgtgGCAGGAGCACCGGACGCACGACACGACCGCGGGGTACATGGAGAAGGCTGGGTGGGATGTGACGCGCCACGCGTATGGGCTGCAGACTGCGTGGCGGGCCGAGAAGGTCGTGAGGGACGGGAAGGGGCGCGTTGTGGGGTTCAACTCTGAGC TCGACGCCCTCCCTCACGGCCACGCATGCGGGCACAacctcatcgccatcgcgggcatggcggcggccatCGGCACCGCGCAGGTGATGGAGGCGAACGGCGTGTCGGGGCGCGTGGTGctgctcggcacgccggccgaggaggcgtacggcggcaaggactTTATGCTCAAGCGGGGCGCGTATGATGAGATGGACGTGTGTTTGAT GACCCACCCCGGCATCACAGGCAACGGCTCGTGGCTCCCCTCGATGTGCTGCAACGCGGCCTTCACAATCGAGTACAAGGGGGCCTCGGCACACGCGGGCGCCATGCCCTCTGCCGGCGtcaacgcgctcgacgccgcagtGTCGGGGTACACGAAtgtcgcgctgctgcggcagCAGATCCCGGACACGCACCGGATCTACAACGTGTTGAAGGGGAGCGAGGGCTGGACTGCGAACA TCATCACGTCCAACGCCAAGGTCATGTGCGGCATCCGCGCCCccaccgcgcgcgaggtgtaCAAGATGATCGACCGCGCGCTCAACTGCtacaaggccgccgcgctcgccacggGCTGCAGCTACACGATCACCAAGGACGCGCTGTACCTCGACACGCAGCACAGCACCGAGCTGGACAGCTACCTTGAGACCGTGACCCAgcgctgggcgggcgaggggtACAGCTACCGCAAGTTTGTGACGTACGGGACTACCGACTTTGGGAACGTGACGTACAAGTGTCCGGCGCTGCACCCCATGTTCCAGCTGCCTGACTTGCCCGAGGGTGACTTTTGTCGTGAGTCTGAGCCATGCGGCTGTGCAT ACTCCGACACGTACGCCAACCACACCAACTCGGACTCGGCAGTCAAGGCCGCcctgcgctcggcgacgtgtctcgcggcggtggcgctgcgtgccgccgtggacgacgacTGGATGGCAACAGTCAAGGACAAGTGGGAGGCGCAGATGGCTGCGTGCGAGGGCCACGAGAcggtcaaggagctcgaggcgctgctcgcgccgtacCCTCTCTCGGACGTGTGCGCGCACGCCGTGTGCGAGGACGGGTGGAAGGACGTTGCGGCCAAGGCGCGGGCCGCGGCGTGA